A genomic region of Antennarius striatus isolate MH-2024 chromosome 16, ASM4005453v1, whole genome shotgun sequence contains the following coding sequences:
- the grap2a gene encoding GRB2-related adapter protein 2a: protein MEAKGKYDFMATAEDELSFRKGDTLKILSPQDDWFKAEMNGQEGFVPQNYIDMPLPGWFQENASRSAAEELLRQKDVGDFVIRGCQSTPGEFSISVRHESDVQHFKVMRDSKGHYFLWSEKFTSLNKLVEYYKTSSISKTREIYLNDGSLDRKSPSTAHSAKRGSLPEQRNASAAVAASQRRASDQPHNQLAKRAGLEERAHTIGHTGRSSPVSSVHAPRPTSNTLPPLRRAPSVVALYNFTAEEDDELGFCVGDVIEVLDCSDASWWKGRLRGKSGLFPANYTSHL from the exons ATGGAAGCCAAGGGGAAGTACGACTTCATGGCGACGGCCGAGGACGAGCTGAGCTTCAGGAAGGGCGACACGTTAAAG ATCCTGAGTCCCCAAGACGATTGGTTCAAAGCCGAGATGAACGGACAGGAAGGTTTCGTGCCCCAGAACTACATCGACATGCCGCTTCCGGG gtgGTTTCAGGAGAACGCCAGTCGCAGCGCCGCAGAGGAGCTCCTGAGACAGAAAGACGTGGGGGACTTCGTGATCCGGGGCTGCCAGAGCACCCCGGGGGAGTTCTCCATCTCCGTCAG acacGAGAGCGACGTTCAGCACTTCAAGGTGATGAGGGACAGTAAAGGCCACTACTTCCTGTGGTCTGAAAAGTTCACCTCCCTAAACAAGCTGGTGGAGTACTACAAGACCTCGTCCATCTCCAAAACCAGGGAGATCTACCTCAACGACGGAAGCCTGGACAGGAAGAGCCCGTCCACGGCCCACTCG GCGAAGAGAGGAAGTTTGCCTGAACAGCGTAACGCATCTGCAGCCGTCGCTGCGTCACAGCGAAGAGCTTCAGACCAGCCTCACAACCAGCTG GCTAAGAGGGCGGGTTTGGAGGAGCGAGCTCACACCATCGGTCACACAGGAAGAAGCAGCCCCGTTAGCTCGGTTCACGCCCCCCGACCCACATCCAACACCTTACCCCCACTTCGG AGGGCGCCGTCGGTGGTGGCGCTGTACAACTTCACTGCCGAGGAGGACGACGAGCTCGGCTTCTGCGTTGGTGACGTCATCGAGGTTTTGGATTGTTCTGACGCGTCCTGGTGGAAAGGAAG